A window of Paenibacillus polygoni contains these coding sequences:
- a CDS encoding FxLYD domain-containing protein, producing the protein MYCHQCGAKCASEQKSCKSCGARLLTTDLQQAVIELAAGSGLSNAEVNPDSMNQKTELRKAKISVFHWLIPLLLAGVVGLGSLLFYQYEHSINQETLNLQLQAKEEALEGKYSNAVNLLKQAEEKRPNFAALTRDLELATKAAQLQTKLDKASAQLKTQKLNEGEKLLKQVQATIGKRKEPLFGHLQKELTANQDKLAVLRVKGELDKLSTVDELSDKLNKIKGLSGKEAVSVKAQIINKIVGLSYTSAEEKKRKKDFVGALNIVDNGLSYDSDNEKLTTYRNQIVEAKREFEEAEAERIQLAQQKAEEEDLNNRTAAVEVTDLKVMLDDYGDLSITGIVTNTATRPIYSVNIDLDIFSSSSGAYIGNAYADVSPFRLEPGESGQFSTSYYGVYEQAEISVTNVSWYLE; encoded by the coding sequence GTGTATTGTCATCAATGTGGGGCAAAATGTGCTTCAGAACAGAAATCGTGTAAAAGCTGCGGGGCAAGATTACTAACTACAGATTTACAACAAGCTGTTATTGAATTAGCAGCAGGCAGTGGACTGAGCAATGCGGAAGTTAATCCCGATTCTATGAATCAAAAAACGGAGCTACGTAAAGCAAAAATCAGTGTTTTTCATTGGCTGATTCCTCTTCTTCTCGCGGGGGTTGTGGGTTTGGGATCACTGCTGTTTTATCAGTACGAGCATTCCATAAACCAAGAAACTTTAAATTTACAACTGCAGGCCAAAGAAGAGGCACTTGAAGGCAAGTATTCAAATGCTGTTAATCTGCTGAAGCAGGCGGAGGAAAAACGCCCTAATTTCGCTGCGCTGACGCGTGATCTGGAGCTTGCAACAAAAGCAGCTCAGCTTCAGACGAAGCTGGATAAAGCTTCTGCGCAGCTAAAAACACAGAAATTAAATGAAGGTGAGAAGCTCCTGAAGCAAGTTCAAGCCACCATTGGTAAACGAAAAGAACCGCTGTTTGGACATCTTCAGAAAGAGCTGACAGCTAATCAAGACAAATTGGCAGTCCTTCGCGTTAAAGGAGAGCTGGATAAGCTGTCCACAGTAGATGAGCTATCGGACAAACTTAACAAAATTAAAGGCCTCAGCGGAAAAGAAGCCGTCTCTGTTAAGGCACAAATTATTAATAAAATCGTTGGTCTAAGTTACACTTCGGCAGAAGAAAAAAAACGAAAAAAAGATTTTGTCGGTGCCCTAAATATAGTCGATAACGGGCTGTCCTATGATTCAGATAATGAGAAACTTACAACGTACCGAAATCAGATTGTAGAAGCTAAACGAGAGTTTGAAGAAGCAGAGGCAGAGCGCATACAGCTTGCTCAGCAGAAAGCAGAAGAAGAGGATCTAAACAACCGCACAGCTGCAGTTGAAGTAACAGACCTCAAAGTTATGCTAGACGATTATGGTGACCTGTCTATCACGGGAATCGTCACGAATACAGCCACTCGTCCGATCTATTCAGTCAACATAGATCTTGATATCTTCAGTTCTTCCTCCGGAGCCTACATCGGAAATGCATATGCTGACGTCTCTCCTTTTAGACTGGAGCCGGGGGAATCCGGGCAATTCTCCACCTCGTATTATGGAGTGTACGAACAGGCAGAAATTTCAGTTACCAATGTATCTTGGTATTTAGAGTAG